GCTGTTGGAAATCCTTAGCGAGCGCTGAAAAGTCTTTATTGATCAGGTGAACCACGGCACCAGTGAGCGTTAAGCGGTCGGCATCACTGATGGAATCCATCATTCCGAAATCGACGTAGGCCACGTGACCGAGATCCCCCGTTTGTCCACTCAAAGCAAACAGATTTCCCGGATGAGGATCGGCGTGGAAGTATCCATATTCGAGAAGTTGCTGGAGACCGCTAATCACCCCCGTGCGGATCAGGGCTGGGGGGTTGAGACGTTGAGATTTCAACTCCTGCCGATCTCGCATTTTTGTGCCATGAATCCAGGAGGTGGTGAGCACACGCCTGGCGGATAACAGGCGCTCAACCTTTGGAATCGTGACGGCTGGATTATCAGCAAACAGCGCAGAAAATCGTTCGGCATTGTCGGCTTCGCAGTAGTAATCGATTTCTTCAAACAAGCTGCGACCAAATTCATCGATGATCTCGCCCAATCCGAAGCCCAAGTTGAGAGGCAGGAAAGGTGCTCCGATCACGCCCAAGGTGCGAATCAGCACCATGTCGCGGCGCAAAATAAACGCAAGATTGGGCCGTTGAACCTTCACGGCAACCCAGTGCTGACCGTGCAAACGCGCCTTGTAGACCTGCCCCAGACTGGCGGCAGCAACAGGGACGCCTGGAAAGTCTTCGAAGAGTTGCTCCACCGGAGCGCCTAGCTCCTCTTCAATAGTTTGCAGGGCGATCGCATGGTTGAAAGGGGGGAGATCGTCCTGAAGCTTGGTGAGTTCATCGAGCCAATCGCGTCGGATCAGATCAGGCCGTGTGGACAGGGCTTGCCCCACTTTGATGAAACAAGGCCCCAGATTGGTGAGGGTGCGAAGCAGGGTTCTGGCCAGTTTTCGCTGCACCTCGGCGTCCTTGCTTCTGCCGCGAAGCAGCAAGCTGACGACCAACCCCGTGAGTGCCCAAAAGATTTGGAGCACCCGCGGCAAATAGATCCACGGTCGGAGGAAGAGCCAGCGCGCATCCTTGCCAGGGGCATAACGCATGCGTTGTTCGGAAGCGTCTTTAGGCGGGGTGTTGTTGGCCAGACTGATTCGTTCTGCCATATCCAACACACTTCGAATCTCTAGAGCGTGAATCTTAGGCAGATCGTTCCTTCAACTCGTTTCATGGGCGATTGAATGGCCGTCGTTGTCGTGTTGTTGTCTTTTCGTTCCATCGCTTTCTGGGCGACCCTGCCCCTTTTTGCTGGACTGAAGAAGCGCAGGCCCTTATGCACTCCTTAATTCCCTTATTGCGGCCTGATCGTCGGCAGCCTCTGCACTTGCCAGTGCATGGTCGGGGCAGAGCCTTGCCACCCGCTTTGAAGCGTTTGCTGCGGCAGGCACCCGGTAGTTGGGACCTCCCAGAACTTCCAGAGATTGGTGGCCCCCTTGAGAGCGAAGGGGCTGTGGCTGAATCGCAAGCACAACTGGCTTCCCTATTGGGTGTTGAGGGTTGTTGGTTTGGTGTGCACGGAGCCACCGGTTTACTTCAAGCAGCGCTTTCGGCTCTGGTTGGACCTGGGCAGGCGGTGTTGTTGCCGCGCAATGCGCATCGCAGCTTGATTGCTGCCTGTGTGATGGGAGGGATCCGGCCTGTGTTTTTACCCGT
This portion of the Synechococcus sp. ROS8604 genome encodes:
- a CDS encoding ABC1 kinase family protein, with product MAERISLANNTPPKDASEQRMRYAPGKDARWLFLRPWIYLPRVLQIFWALTGLVVSLLLRGRSKDAEVQRKLARTLLRTLTNLGPCFIKVGQALSTRPDLIRRDWLDELTKLQDDLPPFNHAIALQTIEEELGAPVEQLFEDFPGVPVAAASLGQVYKARLHGQHWVAVKVQRPNLAFILRRDMVLIRTLGVIGAPFLPLNLGFGLGEIIDEFGRSLFEEIDYYCEADNAERFSALFADNPAVTIPKVERLLSARRVLTTSWIHGTKMRDRQELKSQRLNPPALIRTGVISGLQQLLEYGYFHADPHPGNLFALSGQTGDLGHVAYVDFGMMDSISDADRLTLTGAVVHLINKDFSALAKDFQQLGFLAPNADLESIIPPLREVLGGSLGDSVGTFNFKAITDRFSELMYDYPFRVPARFALIIRAVVSQEGLALRLDPDFKIIAVAYPYVAKRLLAGDTKEMREKLLEVLFDSEGHLRLERLESLLDVVGSDAPTPGAELIPVAGAGLRLLLSKDGAGLRRRLMLTLVRDDRLSTADIRSLTSLLGRTFSPRRIAGRMLQQLNPLAAA